In the Maribacter sp. MJ134 genome, one interval contains:
- a CDS encoding tetratricopeptide repeat protein: MHKKLTFLIPLFTGILWTVNAQETKIYTHEKKDFQDALTLYNNEQYQAAQTIFEKVQATTKDEETAANSAYYVANAAVRLNQYGADRLMEDFVEKYPTSTKRNSAFADVAEYYFETGKYPYALKWYNKVDQSALSRNEMDKFNFNYGYSLFSSRKTDDAEKYLEKVTTSPIYGSQAKYYLGYISYQQDDYEEANQRFDQITDQDVLEEKLSYYQADMNFKLGKFEEAIALAKKQLPKSDRKEVSELNKIIGESYFNLNQFSNAIPYLEQYKGKRGKWNNTDYYLLGYSYYKQEDYANAIQQFNKIIGGTNSVSQNAYYHLAECYLKLDKKQEALNAFRNASQMDFKPEIQKDAFLNYARLSYEIGNAYEPVPQVITNYLETYPNDEHQQEMQTLLVDSYITSKNFAGAMELLEKNKNYASKATYQKVAYYRGIELFMESDYGGASENLGKSLSSAEDALFTARANYWKAEADYLLNRFEEAVTGFRAFKQNQNANLVPEGQDVDYSLAYSYFKQKDYANAITYFNAYTSGGGSEVEKLNDGYLRLGDSYFATSKYWPAIETYNKALALTGPEKDYASYQKAMSYGFVGRGATKIENLESFVSQYPRSSFKDDALFELGNSYVTAGKETKGLKAYDRLISEYRGSSLVPQALMRQGLIHYNGNRNEAALAKFKTVVRDFPKTQEAVQAVATAKLVYVDLGRVDEYAAWVGDLDFVEVTDTELDNASFESAQKQNRDGNKDAAIRGFKNYIEQFPNGLHAVDANFSLAQLYFGKGDKEAAIPYYKYVADRSTSEYAEQALTRVCEVYIGRQDYATALPYLLKLEDQANIQQNRTFAQSNLMKGYYGQKNYSKTLEYADKVLATPSIDNRIKSDAQIMIARSAIATGDEAKAQSAYAQVLKIASGGTAAEALYYDAYFKNKDGDYESSNSSVQKLAKDYATYKEWGGKGLVLMAKNFYALGDAYQATYILDSVISNFGQYPEIIADAKGELAIIKSKESQSNSSVNPNQN; the protein is encoded by the coding sequence ATGCATAAAAAACTTACCTTTCTTATTCCTCTTTTTACAGGAATACTCTGGACGGTCAATGCCCAGGAAACTAAGATTTACACCCACGAGAAGAAAGATTTTCAGGATGCACTGACCCTGTACAATAATGAACAGTATCAGGCTGCACAAACTATTTTTGAAAAGGTCCAGGCCACTACCAAAGATGAAGAGACCGCGGCCAACAGTGCTTATTATGTCGCCAACGCAGCTGTGCGCCTAAATCAGTATGGTGCGGATAGGCTAATGGAAGACTTTGTTGAAAAGTACCCTACCTCTACCAAGCGAAACTCCGCCTTCGCGGATGTGGCGGAATATTATTTTGAAACGGGTAAGTATCCGTATGCTTTAAAATGGTACAATAAAGTGGATCAGAGTGCGCTTTCGCGAAACGAGATGGACAAGTTTAATTTTAACTACGGTTATTCCTTGTTCTCATCCAGAAAGACCGATGATGCGGAAAAGTATCTGGAGAAAGTGACTACCTCACCCATCTATGGTTCCCAGGCAAAATATTATTTAGGCTATATTTCCTATCAGCAAGACGATTATGAGGAAGCCAACCAACGTTTTGACCAGATAACGGACCAAGACGTGTTGGAGGAAAAACTGAGCTATTATCAGGCAGATATGAATTTTAAGCTAGGTAAGTTCGAGGAGGCTATCGCGCTAGCTAAAAAACAACTGCCAAAATCTGACCGTAAAGAAGTTTCCGAACTTAACAAGATTATTGGGGAGAGTTATTTTAATCTCAACCAATTCAGTAATGCTATTCCATATTTGGAACAGTACAAGGGAAAACGCGGTAAATGGAACAATACCGATTACTACTTGTTGGGCTATTCCTATTACAAGCAAGAAGATTATGCGAACGCCATTCAGCAGTTCAATAAAATTATAGGGGGAACCAATAGTGTATCCCAGAACGCCTATTATCATTTGGCGGAATGTTATCTAAAGTTGGACAAAAAACAAGAGGCCTTAAACGCCTTTAGGAATGCTTCCCAAATGGATTTTAAACCTGAAATACAAAAGGATGCCTTTTTGAACTACGCTAGGTTGAGCTACGAAATAGGTAATGCCTATGAACCGGTGCCACAAGTAATCACCAATTATCTGGAAACCTATCCTAATGATGAGCACCAACAAGAAATGCAGACCTTGTTGGTAGATTCCTATATTACTTCCAAAAACTTTGCGGGCGCTATGGAATTGCTGGAAAAGAATAAGAACTATGCCAGTAAAGCCACCTACCAAAAAGTAGCTTATTACAGGGGTATTGAACTTTTTATGGAGTCCGATTACGGTGGTGCTTCCGAAAATCTTGGAAAATCCCTATCCAGTGCCGAGGATGCCCTATTTACAGCAAGGGCAAATTATTGGAAGGCAGAAGCGGATTACCTACTGAACCGCTTTGAGGAAGCTGTGACCGGTTTTAGGGCCTTCAAGCAAAATCAAAATGCCAATCTGGTGCCGGAAGGTCAGGATGTAGATTACAGTTTGGCCTATTCCTATTTTAAGCAGAAGGACTATGCTAATGCCATCACCTATTTTAACGCCTATACCAGTGGCGGAGGCAGTGAGGTGGAAAAGTTGAATGACGGCTACCTTAGGTTAGGTGATAGTTATTTTGCTACTAGTAAATACTGGCCGGCCATTGAAACCTATAATAAGGCTCTTGCGTTGACCGGACCAGAAAAGGACTATGCCTCGTATCAAAAGGCAATGAGCTATGGCTTCGTTGGAAGAGGAGCTACAAAAATTGAGAACCTGGAAAGTTTTGTTTCCCAATATCCAAGGTCTAGCTTTAAGGACGATGCCCTCTTTGAGCTTGGAAATTCTTACGTTACAGCTGGAAAGGAAACAAAAGGCCTCAAAGCCTATGACAGACTTATTAGTGAGTATAGAGGAAGTTCCCTTGTTCCGCAAGCTTTGATGCGTCAAGGATTAATTCACTACAACGGGAATAGGAACGAGGCCGCCCTAGCCAAGTTTAAGACCGTGGTGAGGGACTTTCCTAAAACCCAAGAAGCAGTGCAAGCGGTAGCTACGGCGAAACTGGTCTATGTAGATTTAGGCCGTGTGGACGAATATGCGGCATGGGTCGGTGATCTGGATTTTGTTGAGGTAACGGATACGGAACTGGATAACGCCAGCTTTGAGTCTGCACAAAAGCAGAACAGGGACGGTAATAAAGATGCCGCCATACGAGGGTTTAAAAACTATATTGAGCAGTTTCCGAACGGGCTTCATGCCGTGGATGCCAACTTCAGTTTAGCACAGTTGTATTTTGGAAAAGGCGATAAGGAAGCTGCAATTCCCTATTACAAATACGTTGCGGACAGAAGCACCAGTGAGTATGCGGAGCAGGCATTGACACGTGTCTGTGAGGTATATATCGGAAGGCAAGATTATGCAACGGCCTTGCCGTACTTATTGAAGTTGGAAGATCAAGCGAACATTCAACAGAACAGGACTTTTGCCCAGTCTAACTTAATGAAGGGCTATTATGGACAGAAGAATTACAGCAAGACCCTGGAATATGCCGATAAAGTTTTGGCCACTCCGAGTATAGATAATCGTATTAAAAGCGATGCTCAAATTATGATAGCGCGTTCTGCCATTGCCACGGGTGACGAGGCCAAGGCACAATCGGCTTATGCACAGGTGTTAAAAATTGCATCGGGCGGTACAGCTGCGGAAGCTTTGTATTATGATGCATACTTTAAGAATAAAGATGGAGATTATGAATCGTCCAATAGTTCGGTTCAGAAATTAGCAAAGGATTATGCTACCTATAAAGAATGGGGCGGAAAAGGATTGGTACTGATGGCAAAGAATTTTTACGCCTTGGGAGATGCCTACCAAGCCACCTATATCTTGGACAGCGTTATCTCAAACTTTGGTCAATATCCAGAGATCATTGCCGATGCTAAAGGAGAACTGGCCATAATAAAATCTAAGGAATCACAAAGTAATTCCTCAGTAAATCCCAATCAAAATTAA
- a CDS encoding cell division ATP-binding protein FtsE: MEETVLELKDAAIFQKESLVLSEVNIEVSKGEFVYLIGKTGSGKSSFMKTLYGDLPLKKGEGKIVDFNLKNLKENDIPFLRRKLGIVFQDFKLLPDRNINENMLFVLKATGWKDKPKMDAQVLEVLEKVGMKTKGFKFPHEISGGEQQRVAIARALLNDPELILADEPTGNLDPQTSVEVMKVLQEINKSGRTILMATHDYALILKYPSKTIKCDANRVFEVVQKAV; encoded by the coding sequence ATGGAAGAGACTGTTCTGGAGCTAAAGGATGCTGCTATTTTTCAAAAAGAAAGCCTTGTTTTGAGCGAGGTGAACATTGAGGTATCAAAGGGGGAGTTCGTCTACCTTATTGGTAAGACCGGAAGTGGAAAAAGTAGCTTTATGAAAACACTCTACGGTGATTTGCCCTTAAAAAAAGGCGAAGGTAAAATAGTGGATTTTAATCTAAAAAATTTAAAAGAAAACGATATCCCGTTCCTGAGACGTAAACTTGGCATCGTTTTTCAGGATTTTAAACTATTACCGGACAGGAACATCAACGAAAACATGCTTTTTGTATTAAAGGCTACAGGCTGGAAAGACAAACCTAAAATGGATGCTCAAGTCCTTGAGGTGCTGGAAAAGGTGGGCATGAAGACCAAAGGTTTTAAGTTTCCGCATGAAATCTCCGGGGGTGAACAACAACGGGTTGCCATTGCTAGGGCCTTGTTGAACGACCCCGAACTGATTCTGGCGGATGAGCCTACCGGAAACCTAGACCCACAGACCAGCGTAGAGGTCATGAAAGTACTTCAAGAAATCAATAAATCCGGACGTACCATCTTAATGGCCACCCACGATTACGCCTTAATCTTAAAATACCCTTCAAAGACCATTAAGTGCGACGCTAATCGTGTATTCGAAGTGGTACAAAAAGCTGTTTAA
- a CDS encoding MGH1-like glycoside hydrolase domain-containing protein — MQNEEEKRLHEQQTKKKDWLKWGPYLSERQWGTVREDYSANGDAWNYFPHEHARSRAYRWGEDGIAGFSDRYCNICFGIGLWNGKDPIIKERLFGLTGPQGNHGEDVKELYYYLANTPSHSYMKHLYKYPQKKFPYDKLVAENQNRGRNDLEYELLDTGVFDNNAYFDVVTEYAKADEKDILIKVTVTNRHTEAANLTLLPTLTMRNHWTFKEMSRKPKIQKRIQNKVPYVAIDHPYVGNYQLYFEEASELLFTENETNRESIYLQKNSHPFKKDLFHKAVLSNDFKLATKNKNGTKFAPMYQITLEGGQSKTFKLRLSEKALKNPLDASFDVIFKEREEECNTFYGNLAPKTTTDKRAVLKQAFAGLLWTKQYYNYEVEQWLKGDSKNSQPPQERLSGRNNSWKTLRNHDVLSMPDAWEYPWYAAWDSAFHCASFALIDPDFAKEQLLLFTKEWYMAPNGQIPAYEWNFSDVNPPVQAWSALRIYKTDRQKTGSSDVKFLKRIFNKLSLNFTWWVNRLDGNNNNVFQGGFLGLDNIGVFDRSHGVPGNGILEQVDGTAWMALYCLNMLEMSLEIAMVDETYEEMATKYFGHFIFIAEALNQMDNNYATWDDKEGFFYDRLILPDGRSAPIKIRSIAGMLSLAAVLTIKKETLDKLPKFKASVVWFKKYRSENLKYPVIQEFAEGEDLLLSLVPRDRMQLLIKSLLDEKEFLSPYGIRSLSQIHQKPYEIEIEGINYSINYEPAESTVSLFGGNSNWRGPVWMPLNYLFIHSLREYFSYCGNDLKFEYPTGGTKKLNLQEISTELSKRLIKIFEKDEKGNRPFNALYETTYQKEHFKDHILFYEYFHGENGRGLGASHQTGWTALVANLIDEIDS; from the coding sequence ATGCAAAACGAAGAAGAAAAAAGACTCCACGAACAACAGACCAAAAAGAAAGATTGGCTCAAATGGGGCCCTTATCTTAGTGAACGGCAGTGGGGAACGGTGCGGGAGGATTATAGCGCCAACGGAGACGCGTGGAACTATTTTCCACATGAACATGCCAGAAGTAGGGCCTATAGATGGGGAGAGGACGGTATTGCCGGTTTCTCCGACAGGTATTGCAATATCTGTTTCGGAATTGGGCTATGGAATGGCAAAGACCCAATCATCAAGGAGCGTTTATTTGGACTAACCGGCCCACAGGGAAATCACGGAGAAGACGTCAAGGAATTGTACTATTATTTGGCAAACACGCCTTCGCATTCGTACATGAAACATTTGTACAAATATCCCCAAAAGAAATTTCCCTACGATAAACTAGTAGCCGAAAACCAGAACAGGGGCCGGAATGATCTAGAATATGAACTATTGGATACGGGTGTTTTTGATAACAATGCATATTTTGATGTCGTAACCGAATATGCCAAGGCAGATGAAAAGGATATCCTTATAAAGGTAACCGTAACCAATAGACATACGGAGGCGGCCAACCTAACGCTCTTACCCACCTTGACCATGCGTAATCATTGGACCTTTAAGGAAATGTCCAGAAAACCCAAAATCCAGAAACGCATCCAAAACAAAGTGCCATATGTAGCCATTGACCATCCGTACGTAGGGAATTACCAACTCTATTTTGAGGAGGCAAGTGAGTTACTCTTCACCGAAAACGAAACGAACCGGGAAAGTATTTATCTTCAGAAGAATAGTCACCCGTTTAAGAAGGACCTTTTTCATAAGGCCGTACTTTCCAACGATTTCAAGTTGGCCACCAAGAATAAAAATGGGACCAAATTTGCGCCTATGTATCAAATTACATTAGAAGGCGGACAATCTAAAACCTTTAAACTGCGTCTTTCGGAAAAGGCACTGAAAAATCCTTTGGATGCATCTTTTGACGTCATTTTTAAGGAGCGAGAAGAAGAGTGCAACACCTTTTACGGTAATCTGGCACCAAAAACTACGACCGACAAAAGAGCCGTTCTAAAACAAGCTTTCGCAGGCTTACTTTGGACAAAACAGTATTACAATTATGAGGTGGAGCAATGGTTAAAAGGAGATTCTAAAAATTCGCAACCACCCCAAGAACGCTTATCCGGAAGAAATAATAGTTGGAAAACCTTACGTAACCATGACGTACTTTCCATGCCAGATGCTTGGGAATATCCGTGGTATGCCGCTTGGGATTCTGCCTTTCATTGCGCTTCCTTTGCCCTTATAGACCCCGATTTTGCTAAGGAACAACTCCTATTGTTCACTAAGGAATGGTACATGGCGCCCAACGGACAAATTCCCGCCTATGAATGGAACTTCAGTGATGTGAATCCGCCGGTGCAGGCATGGTCCGCCCTACGTATTTACAAAACCGACAGACAAAAAACAGGTTCTAGCGATGTCAAGTTCTTGAAACGTATATTCAATAAATTATCCTTGAACTTTACCTGGTGGGTAAACCGTTTGGACGGCAATAACAATAACGTATTCCAGGGAGGCTTTCTAGGACTGGACAATATTGGTGTTTTTGACCGTAGTCACGGTGTTCCCGGTAACGGTATTCTAGAACAAGTAGATGGTACGGCGTGGATGGCGCTCTACTGTTTGAATATGCTGGAGATGAGCCTTGAAATTGCAATGGTCGACGAAACCTATGAGGAAATGGCCACTAAGTATTTCGGACATTTTATATTCATAGCCGAGGCCTTAAACCAAATGGATAACAACTACGCCACCTGGGACGATAAGGAAGGCTTCTTCTATGATCGTCTCATTTTACCCGACGGGCGTTCCGCTCCCATTAAAATAAGGTCTATAGCCGGCATGTTATCGCTTGCGGCGGTTTTGACCATTAAAAAAGAAACCTTGGATAAGCTTCCCAAGTTCAAGGCGAGTGTGGTATGGTTTAAAAAATACCGCTCAGAAAACCTTAAATACCCCGTAATTCAGGAATTTGCGGAGGGCGAAGATTTGCTGCTTTCCCTAGTTCCTAGGGATAGGATGCAGTTACTAATAAAGAGTTTGTTAGACGAAAAGGAATTTTTGAGTCCATACGGCATCAGGTCGCTTTCCCAGATTCATCAAAAACCGTACGAAATAGAAATCGAGGGCATCAATTATTCCATTAATTATGAGCCTGCGGAATCTACCGTATCGCTTTTTGGAGGAAACTCAAACTGGCGCGGGCCCGTTTGGATGCCTTTGAACTATCTTTTTATTCATTCCCTGCGGGAATATTTTAGTTACTGTGGTAACGACCTGAAATTTGAATATCCCACCGGCGGGACCAAAAAGTTGAATCTTCAAGAGATAAGCACGGAACTAAGTAAGCGTCTTATTAAGATTTTTGAAAAGGACGAAAAAGGAAACAGACCCTTTAACGCCTTATACGAAACAACCTATCAAAAAGAACATTTTAAGGACCATATCCTTTTCTATGAATATTTCCATGGCGAAAACGGACGCGGCCTGGGAGCATCCCATCAAACCGGATGGACGGCCTTAGTAGCAAATCTGATAGATGAAATTGACAGTTAG
- a CDS encoding mandelate racemase/muconate lactonizing enzyme family protein, which translates to MKITRISYERLDLKLAVPYTIAYETIDRTTNFILKIETDGKWVGYGCAAPDKVVTGETPEDVEKAINHEITDYLIGKDPFTYAFLLMELKQVLGKRASSLAMVDLALFDLIAKKAEVPLYKFLGGFQHQIATSITIGILPLEETLKHASEYVRQGFTIIKIKGGSNLEEDVEKMKKLYETYPDITWRFDGNQGYSVKDSIAFVKATAAIGIEIFEQPTKVEAEERLGQVTDQVAIPVMADESLKTLTDAFRLAQNERVDMINIKLQKVGGIMVGMHINSVAKSANLETMVGCIDECGLGIAAGLHFALSRPNIVYADLDGHLELLEDPYKGIFTLRNGILYPTEKYGLGL; encoded by the coding sequence ATGAAAATCACAAGAATTTCTTACGAACGTCTCGATTTAAAATTGGCCGTTCCCTATACGATTGCTTACGAGACCATAGACCGAACCACTAATTTCATTCTAAAGATAGAAACGGATGGGAAATGGGTGGGCTACGGATGCGCCGCACCTGATAAAGTGGTAACCGGCGAGACACCTGAGGATGTAGAAAAAGCCATTAACCATGAGATTACGGATTACCTAATAGGAAAGGACCCCTTTACCTACGCCTTTTTATTGATGGAGTTGAAACAGGTACTGGGCAAAAGGGCCTCTTCTTTGGCTATGGTAGATTTGGCCCTGTTCGATTTGATCGCTAAAAAAGCGGAGGTACCCTTGTATAAATTTTTGGGTGGATTTCAACATCAGATCGCGACCAGCATTACAATTGGAATCCTTCCATTGGAAGAGACCTTAAAGCACGCTTCGGAATATGTGCGGCAAGGCTTTACGATCATCAAGATTAAAGGGGGAAGCAACCTAGAGGAGGATGTGGAGAAAATGAAAAAGCTTTATGAAACGTATCCGGATATTACTTGGCGTTTTGACGGTAACCAAGGCTATTCCGTGAAAGATTCCATAGCATTTGTTAAAGCCACGGCCGCCATTGGTATTGAAATTTTTGAACAGCCAACAAAAGTGGAAGCGGAGGAACGTTTGGGACAGGTTACGGACCAAGTTGCCATACCGGTAATGGCGGACGAAAGCCTTAAAACGTTAACGGATGCTTTTCGTTTGGCGCAGAACGAACGTGTGGATATGATCAACATAAAACTACAGAAAGTAGGAGGTATCATGGTGGGCATGCACATTAATTCCGTGGCCAAATCCGCTAATTTGGAGACCATGGTGGGCTGTATAGACGAGTGTGGTCTTGGTATAGCCGCAGGACTTCATTTTGCGCTCTCACGCCCCAATATTGTATATGCCGATTTAGACGGGCACCTAGAATTATTGGAGGATCCTTACAAAGGTATTTTTACCTTGCGGAACGGTATCTTATATCCAACTGAAAAATATGGTTTGGGCCTATAG
- a CDS encoding DUF1611 domain-containing protein encodes MKKVIDGKALVYCEGAFNTPNGKTAHGLVRFTERYEIVGVLDEKYAGKDAGDVLDGRPNNIPIFSNIETAVSQLSVTDNMPTYLVIGLAPDGGRLPQVAKATIRKALEKGWNVDSGLHDFLTNDSDLMAVARKNNCQVRDIRKTPDRDKLHFFTGAIEKVDCLKLAVLGTDSALGKRTTAWLLVHAFRAAGKKAEMIGTGQTGWMQGAKYSMVMDSCINDFVSGEIEHAVVSAFKNESPDVIVIEGQGSLMNPAYPGGFEILAAGRPDYVILQHAPTRVEYDGFPGYKMHSLKEQINAIQVISGKEVIAITVNHEGMTKEEIPEACKQITLETKLPAFDVLEYGAKELVHLLMEKLK; translated from the coding sequence ATGAAAAAAGTAATAGATGGTAAAGCCCTGGTATACTGCGAAGGCGCTTTTAATACACCGAACGGAAAAACGGCCCATGGTCTCGTACGTTTTACGGAACGGTATGAAATAGTGGGGGTGCTTGACGAAAAATATGCCGGTAAGGACGCTGGTGATGTTTTGGACGGAAGACCCAATAATATTCCTATTTTTAGTAATATTGAAACAGCAGTTTCGCAATTAAGCGTCACGGATAACATGCCAACTTATTTGGTCATAGGACTTGCACCGGACGGTGGTCGCTTACCCCAAGTGGCCAAAGCTACTATTAGAAAAGCGTTGGAAAAAGGATGGAACGTGGATAGTGGGCTCCATGATTTTCTCACCAATGATTCGGACTTAATGGCTGTGGCTCGAAAAAATAATTGTCAGGTACGGGACATCAGAAAAACACCGGACCGTGATAAACTCCATTTCTTTACTGGTGCTATTGAAAAGGTAGATTGTTTAAAACTGGCCGTATTGGGTACGGATTCCGCTTTGGGAAAACGTACCACCGCTTGGTTGTTGGTACACGCTTTTAGAGCTGCCGGAAAAAAGGCGGAAATGATAGGGACCGGACAGACCGGCTGGATGCAGGGTGCCAAATACAGTATGGTAATGGACAGTTGCATCAACGATTTTGTTTCGGGAGAAATAGAACATGCCGTGGTGAGTGCTTTTAAGAACGAGTCTCCTGATGTAATCGTCATTGAAGGTCAGGGCAGTCTAATGAATCCGGCCTATCCCGGCGGATTCGAAATTTTGGCTGCGGGTCGCCCCGATTATGTGATTTTACAACACGCACCCACACGTGTGGAATATGATGGTTTTCCAGGTTATAAAATGCACTCTTTGAAGGAACAGATAAATGCAATTCAAGTAATTTCAGGAAAAGAAGTCATTGCCATAACTGTAAATCATGAAGGTATGACCAAGGAGGAAATACCTGAAGCATGTAAACAGATTACCCTGGAGACCAAACTCCCAGCGTTCGATGTACTGGAATATGGAGCAAAGGAATTGGTTCACTTGCTCATGGAAAAGCTGAAATGA
- a CDS encoding pyridoxal-phosphate dependent enzyme: MNLKDGVKSAENKVSSEARKLSVLVKDTTKSLVDRLECYEDIISLEVGDTGLSRAKTLEREFDVRQLYIKYEGDNPTGTQKDRIAFAQLYDALRREYKVVSLATCGNYGVAMALAADLAGIACKVYIPETYHTDRIAEIERLNAEIIRLPGSYEEVVMKSTEHASRNGWYDANPGGSNTPLQISAYAQIAQEIFEDLGDAPKYCAVPVSNGTLFAGIYRGFVSLYKRGKTSRIPKMVAASSSFKNPIIQSFLQGLDHCKDLNPDKIKETVYNEPLINWHSFDGEEALYALKESNGSAYNISDKKLREMTALLAKKEGFKILPAATAGLIGLLELDEELNLEPDRFVAVLTAKH; this comes from the coding sequence ATGAACCTAAAGGACGGTGTAAAATCCGCAGAGAATAAAGTGTCATCCGAAGCCAGAAAACTAAGTGTTTTGGTTAAGGATACAACGAAATCCCTAGTAGATAGATTGGAGTGTTATGAGGATATCATCAGCTTAGAAGTTGGGGATACGGGACTGAGTAGGGCAAAGACCTTGGAACGAGAGTTCGATGTGCGCCAGCTTTATATAAAGTACGAAGGAGATAACCCTACCGGTACACAAAAGGACAGAATTGCTTTTGCACAGTTGTATGACGCATTACGTAGGGAATATAAGGTGGTTTCCCTGGCTACTTGCGGTAATTATGGTGTGGCAATGGCTTTAGCGGCAGATTTAGCGGGCATAGCTTGTAAAGTATACATACCGGAAACCTATCACACGGACAGAATCGCGGAGATTGAACGTTTGAACGCCGAAATTATTAGATTACCGGGAAGCTATGAAGAGGTGGTGATGAAAAGCACGGAGCATGCTAGTCGGAATGGATGGTACGATGCCAATCCTGGCGGTTCCAATACACCGTTGCAGATATCCGCTTATGCGCAAATTGCCCAGGAGATTTTCGAAGATTTAGGAGACGCACCAAAATATTGTGCCGTTCCGGTTTCCAACGGTACTTTGTTCGCTGGAATCTATAGAGGATTCGTTAGTTTGTACAAGCGTGGTAAAACATCACGGATACCCAAGATGGTCGCGGCCTCTTCGTCCTTTAAAAACCCTATCATTCAATCCTTTTTGCAAGGATTGGACCATTGTAAGGATTTGAATCCCGATAAAATCAAGGAGACCGTCTATAACGAACCTTTGATCAACTGGCACAGTTTTGATGGCGAAGAAGCCTTATATGCTTTAAAGGAATCCAACGGAAGTGCCTACAATATCAGCGATAAGAAATTACGTGAAATGACGGCATTATTGGCAAAAAAAGAAGGTTTTAAAATCTTACCGGCGGCTACAGCAGGCTTAATAGGCTTGTTGGAATTAGATGAAGAATTAAATTTGGAGCCCGACCGTTTTGTGGCCGTGCTCACTGCAAAACATTAA
- a CDS encoding serine hydrolase, whose amino-acid sequence MKSKRFFFVFSLIASTLVSAQNELPIPTEDTRIKPLSKLLDSSLQTKLESELAAHADWNRLISQKKMAVGIVDLSDPDNVRFARVNGNHMMYAASLPKIAILLAAMDAIDKGELKETAEVKKDMRLMISKSNNAASTRMIDRVGYAKLEAVMTDPKYNFYDEDKGGGLWVGKRYGGGGNTNREPLKNLSHAATVTQVCRYYYLLANGKLVNEKRSEQMLAIMEDPELHHKFVNTLDQIAPNARLFRKSGSWRTYHSDSILVWGENSERRYILVALIDDPSGEQIIRSLVKPIEKVLKKPVL is encoded by the coding sequence ATGAAATCAAAACGTTTCTTTTTCGTTTTCTCGCTTATCGCAAGCACTTTGGTATCGGCTCAAAATGAGCTACCTATACCTACCGAGGATACTAGAATAAAACCACTATCCAAACTTTTAGACAGTTCTTTACAAACCAAGCTTGAAAGTGAGTTAGCGGCACATGCCGATTGGAATAGGCTCATATCCCAGAAAAAAATGGCCGTAGGCATTGTAGATTTAAGCGACCCTGACAATGTGCGCTTTGCCCGTGTAAATGGTAACCATATGATGTATGCCGCAAGTTTACCTAAAATTGCCATTCTTTTGGCTGCAATGGATGCCATTGATAAAGGCGAGCTTAAGGAAACAGCCGAAGTAAAAAAAGACATGCGCCTTATGATCAGCAAATCTAACAACGCCGCATCTACGCGTATGATAGACCGAGTTGGCTATGCGAAGTTAGAGGCGGTCATGACGGACCCAAAATATAATTTTTACGATGAGGATAAAGGTGGTGGTCTATGGGTAGGCAAGCGTTATGGAGGAGGAGGCAACACCAATAGGGAACCTCTTAAAAACTTAAGCCATGCGGCCACGGTAACACAAGTATGTAGGTACTACTATTTATTGGCGAACGGAAAATTGGTCAATGAAAAGCGTTCCGAACAAATGTTGGCTATTATGGAAGACCCGGAATTACATCACAAGTTCGTAAACACTTTGGACCAAATTGCGCCCAATGCACGATTGTTCCGCAAATCTGGCTCATGGAGAACTTATCATTCCGATTCCATATTGGTTTGGGGCGAAAATTCCGAACGCAGATATATTCTAGTAGCGTTGATCGATGATCCTAGCGGAGAACAAATTATCAGAAGTTTGGTAAAACCCATTGAGAAGGTTTTAAAAAAGCCAGTACTTTAG